Within the Kribbella aluminosa genome, the region CCCTCGCGACCGCATCACCGACTACTTGCTGACCGGCAAGGTCCCGACGCGGAGCTGCTAATTCGGTGGCAGGCCTCGCGGTGTGCGCGCACGATGGACCGCATGCTCACCACCGAGGAGCTGGAAATCTTCGAGCGGGACGGGATCGTGAAGATCCCGTCCGCGTTCTCTGCCGACGAGGCCGCCGGGATGCGGGACGTGCTGTGGCGCGAGCTTTCCGAGCGGCACGGGATGGACCGCGACGACCGTACGACGTGGACGGTGTTGCGGCCGACCGGTCTGAAGACCACCAAGTTCGACCGCCGCGCGCACGCGATCCTCGGGCCGCGGGTGCGGTCGGCGCTCGACGGTCTGCTCGGCGACTGGCTGGAGCCGAAGCACCAGGGGCAGGTGCTGGTCACGATGCCGGAGGGCGTGCCGTGGGCGGTGCCGCACCGGCAGTGGCACACCGACGCGGGCTTCGACCAGCCGCTGAACGCGGTGAAGATCTGGGCGTTCTACGACTCGGTCGGTCCGGGAGGCGGTGGGACGCCGCAGGTCGCGGGCTCGCACCGGGTGTTCGAGCAATTCCTGACCACGACGGACGAGCGGGACTTCAAGGCGGTCCGTGATCAGTTGCTGCGGTCCGATCCGTGGTTCCGCAACCTGACGTCGGAGCAGCGGACGGCCGACCCGATGGAGCCGGTCGACCTGGACGGAATCCCGGTGCGGGTCGTCGAGCTCACGGGTCAGGCGGGTGATGTGTACCTGACGCA harbors:
- a CDS encoding phytanoyl-CoA dioxygenase family protein encodes the protein MLTTEELEIFERDGIVKIPSAFSADEAAGMRDVLWRELSERHGMDRDDRTTWTVLRPTGLKTTKFDRRAHAILGPRVRSALDGLLGDWLEPKHQGQVLVTMPEGVPWAVPHRQWHTDAGFDQPLNAVKIWAFYDSVGPGGGGTPQVAGSHRVFEQFLTTTDERDFKAVRDQLLRSDPWFRNLTSEQRTADPMEPVDLDGIPVRVVELTGQAGDVYLTHPWILHSIAPNAADVPRMMRSRFIWKAQ